Proteins from a genomic interval of Lycium ferocissimum isolate CSIRO_LF1 chromosome 2, AGI_CSIRO_Lferr_CH_V1, whole genome shotgun sequence:
- the LOC132047993 gene encoding zinc-finger homeodomain protein 2-like: MEDRDQEKDMGMPNSMSNINPSQHESSSSHQEQRQLNSHQQVEKDPNSDPDPLNVAAAKTVQLRQPQSTTSIRYRECLKNHAVNMGGHVLDGCGEFMPTGKEGTPQALKCAACDCHRNFHRKETKAETQIARTIGPYSTFPTMQINKYFHGPVPAVMMNFRANKYIGSSADESSSEDLVNLFDRGGQVVMQPSNFSISKKRFRTKFSQEQKEKMHEFAEKLGWRIQKEDEQQLQQFCNEVGVKRQVFKVWMHNSKQANKKKSQA, encoded by the coding sequence ATGGAAGACAGAGACCAAGAAAAGGATATGGGCATGCCTAATTCTATGAGCAATATTAATCCTTCTCAACATGAATCATCATCTTCCCATCAAGAGCAAAGACAACTAAATTCACATCAACAAGTAGAAAAAGATCCAAACTCCGATCCAGATCCACTTAATGTAGCTGCAGCCAAGACAGTGCAACTACGACAGCCACAATCGACAACCTCAATCCGATACCGAGAATGTCTCAAGAATCATGCGGTAAATATGGGAGGACATGTCCTCGATGGATGTGGAGAATTCATGCCAACTGGAAAAGAAGGAACTCCACAAGCCTTAAAATGTGCTGCTTGTGATTGTCACCGAAATTTTCACCGAAAAGAAACCAAGGCTGAGACACAGATAGCTCGTACTATTGGCCCATACTCTACATTTCCCACAATGCAGATTAATAAGTACTTTCACGGTCCCGTGCCAGCTGTAATGATGAATTTCAGAGCGAATAAATATATCGGATCTTCAGCTGATGAATCATCAAGTGAAGATCTTGTCAACTTGTTCGACCGAGGAGGACAAGTGGTAATGCAACCTTCTAATTTTTCGATATCGAAGAAGAGGTTTCGGACAAAGTTTAGTCAGGAACAGAAAGAGAAAATGCATGAATTTGCTGAGAAATTGGGATGGAGGATCCAGAAAGAAGATGAACAACAACTGCAGCAATTCTGTAATGAAGTGGGTGTAAAGAGACAAGTTTTCAAAGTATGGATGCACAACAGTAAACAAGCAAACAAGAAGAAGTCACAAGCGTAA
- the LOC132035302 gene encoding alkylbase DNA glycosidase-like protein mag2 isoform X3, translating into MGEQTQIQTKTETPPQPSLPNSDDFPQNPSNPSKIPIRPQKIRKLSSSTPQSSNGKETTGPTKNRRKTAPKSNPQIIKPLTFNGEIDNALQHLRSVDPLLSSLIDTLPPPQFETHHSAFLALSKSILYQQLAYKAGTSIYTRFVSLCGGENAVCPDIVLSLSAQQLKQVGISGRKASYLYDLANKYKSGILCDESLFKMDDRSLFTMLSMVKGIGSWSVDMFMIFSLHRPDVLPVSDLGVRKGVQLLYGLEELPRPSQMEELCEKWKPYRTAGAWYMWRLVEGKGSPTNAAAAPIDGGNVHTLQQIQTEQETQQQQHQLQLLEPINGLAFGAND; encoded by the exons ATGGGTGAACAGACCCAAATACAAACGAAAACCGAAACTCCACCTCAACCATCTCTACCCAATTCTGATGATTTTCCCCAAAACCCCTCTAACCCTTCCAAAATCCCAATTCGACCCCAAAAAATCCGTAAACTCTCCTCTTCCACCCCCCAATCCTCCAATGGAAAAGAAACAACGGGACCTACCAAGAATCGTCGCAAGACTGCACCCAAATCAAACCCCCAAATCATCAAACCCTTAACATTTAACGGAGAAATCGATAATGCACTCCAGCACCTCCGTTCTGTGGACCCACTTCTCTCTTCCTTAATAGATACACTTCCACCCCCACAATTTGAAACCCACCATTCTGCTTTTTTAGCTCTTAGCAAAAGCATTCTTTATCAGCAACTAGCGTATAAAGCAGGAACTTCAATTTACACTCGTTTCGTTTCCCTTTGTGGAGGCGAAAACGCTGTTTGCCCTGATATTGTGTTATCCCTATCTGCTCAACAGCTTAAGCAGGTTGGGATATCGGGGCGAAAGGCGAGTTATCTTTATGATTTAGCGAATAAGTATAAAAGTGGGATTTTGTGTGATGAGAGCCTGTTTAAGATGGATGATAGGTCGTTGTTTACGATGCTTTCGATGGTGAAAGGTATTGGTTCTTGGTCAGTGGATATGTTTATGATATTTTCGCTTCATAGACCGGATGTTTTGCCTGTTAGTGATTTGGGGGTAAGGAAAGGTGTGCAATTGTTATATGGGTTGGAGGAATTGCCAAGACCGTCGCAGATGGAGGAGCTGTGTGAGAAATGGAAGCCGTATAGAACTGCAGGGGCGTGGTATATGTGGCGGTTAGTGGAAGGGAAAGGGAGTCCAACTAATGCTGCAGCGGCACCGATTGATGGTGGTAATGTGCATACATTGCAGCAAATTCAGACTGAACAGGAGACACAGCAACAGCAACATCAACTGCAGCTTCTCGAGCCAATTAATG GGCTTGCATTTGGAGCCAATGATTGA
- the LOC132035302 gene encoding alkylbase DNA glycosidase-like protein mag2 isoform X1: protein MGEQTQIQTKTETPPQPSLPNSDDFPQNPSNPSKIPIRPQKIRKLSSSTPQSSNGKETTGPTKNRRKTAPKSNPQIIKPLTFNGEIDNALQHLRSVDPLLSSLIDTLPPPQFETHHSAFLALSKSILYQQLAYKAGTSIYTRFVSLCGGENAVCPDIVLSLSAQQLKQVGISGRKASYLYDLANKYKSGILCDESLFKMDDRSLFTMLSMVKGIGSWSVDMFMIFSLHRPDVLPVSDLGVRKGVQLLYGLEELPRPSQMEELCEKWKPYRTAGAWYMWRLVEGKGSPTNAAAAPIDGGNVHTLQQIQTEQETQQQQHQLQLLEPINGIENLGACIWSQ, encoded by the exons ATGGGTGAACAGACCCAAATACAAACGAAAACCGAAACTCCACCTCAACCATCTCTACCCAATTCTGATGATTTTCCCCAAAACCCCTCTAACCCTTCCAAAATCCCAATTCGACCCCAAAAAATCCGTAAACTCTCCTCTTCCACCCCCCAATCCTCCAATGGAAAAGAAACAACGGGACCTACCAAGAATCGTCGCAAGACTGCACCCAAATCAAACCCCCAAATCATCAAACCCTTAACATTTAACGGAGAAATCGATAATGCACTCCAGCACCTCCGTTCTGTGGACCCACTTCTCTCTTCCTTAATAGATACACTTCCACCCCCACAATTTGAAACCCACCATTCTGCTTTTTTAGCTCTTAGCAAAAGCATTCTTTATCAGCAACTAGCGTATAAAGCAGGAACTTCAATTTACACTCGTTTCGTTTCCCTTTGTGGAGGCGAAAACGCTGTTTGCCCTGATATTGTGTTATCCCTATCTGCTCAACAGCTTAAGCAGGTTGGGATATCGGGGCGAAAGGCGAGTTATCTTTATGATTTAGCGAATAAGTATAAAAGTGGGATTTTGTGTGATGAGAGCCTGTTTAAGATGGATGATAGGTCGTTGTTTACGATGCTTTCGATGGTGAAAGGTATTGGTTCTTGGTCAGTGGATATGTTTATGATATTTTCGCTTCATAGACCGGATGTTTTGCCTGTTAGTGATTTGGGGGTAAGGAAAGGTGTGCAATTGTTATATGGGTTGGAGGAATTGCCAAGACCGTCGCAGATGGAGGAGCTGTGTGAGAAATGGAAGCCGTATAGAACTGCAGGGGCGTGGTATATGTGGCGGTTAGTGGAAGGGAAAGGGAGTCCAACTAATGCTGCAGCGGCACCGATTGATGGTGGTAATGTGCATACATTGCAGCAAATTCAGACTGAACAGGAGACACAGCAACAGCAACATCAACTGCAGCTTCTCGAGCCAATTAATGGTATCGAGAATCTTGG GGCTTGCATTTGGAGCCAATGA
- the LOC132035302 gene encoding alkylbase DNA glycosidase-like protein mag2 isoform X2 yields MGEQTQIQTKTETPPQPSLPNSDDFPQNPSNPSKIPIRPQKIRKLSSSTPQSSNGKETTGPTKNRRKTAPKSNPQIIKPLTFNGEIDNALQHLRSVDPLLSSLIDTLPPPQFETHHSAFLALSKSILYQQLAYKAGTSIYTRFVSLCGGENAVCPDIVLSLSAQQLKQVGISGRKASYLYDLANKYKSGILCDESLFKMDDRSLFTMLSMVKGIGSWSVDMFMIFSLHRPDVLPVSDLGVRKGVQLLYGLEELPRPSQMEELCEKWKPYRTAGAWYMWRLVEGKGSPTNAAAAPIDGGNVHTLQQIQTEQETQQQQHQLQLLEPINGIENLGGVT; encoded by the exons ATGGGTGAACAGACCCAAATACAAACGAAAACCGAAACTCCACCTCAACCATCTCTACCCAATTCTGATGATTTTCCCCAAAACCCCTCTAACCCTTCCAAAATCCCAATTCGACCCCAAAAAATCCGTAAACTCTCCTCTTCCACCCCCCAATCCTCCAATGGAAAAGAAACAACGGGACCTACCAAGAATCGTCGCAAGACTGCACCCAAATCAAACCCCCAAATCATCAAACCCTTAACATTTAACGGAGAAATCGATAATGCACTCCAGCACCTCCGTTCTGTGGACCCACTTCTCTCTTCCTTAATAGATACACTTCCACCCCCACAATTTGAAACCCACCATTCTGCTTTTTTAGCTCTTAGCAAAAGCATTCTTTATCAGCAACTAGCGTATAAAGCAGGAACTTCAATTTACACTCGTTTCGTTTCCCTTTGTGGAGGCGAAAACGCTGTTTGCCCTGATATTGTGTTATCCCTATCTGCTCAACAGCTTAAGCAGGTTGGGATATCGGGGCGAAAGGCGAGTTATCTTTATGATTTAGCGAATAAGTATAAAAGTGGGATTTTGTGTGATGAGAGCCTGTTTAAGATGGATGATAGGTCGTTGTTTACGATGCTTTCGATGGTGAAAGGTATTGGTTCTTGGTCAGTGGATATGTTTATGATATTTTCGCTTCATAGACCGGATGTTTTGCCTGTTAGTGATTTGGGGGTAAGGAAAGGTGTGCAATTGTTATATGGGTTGGAGGAATTGCCAAGACCGTCGCAGATGGAGGAGCTGTGTGAGAAATGGAAGCCGTATAGAACTGCAGGGGCGTGGTATATGTGGCGGTTAGTGGAAGGGAAAGGGAGTCCAACTAATGCTGCAGCGGCACCGATTGATGGTGGTAATGTGCATACATTGCAGCAAATTCAGACTGAACAGGAGACACAGCAACAGCAACATCAACTGCAGCTTCTCGAGCCAATTAATGGTATCGAGAATCTTGG AGGGGTGACATAG